One Trichoderma atroviride chromosome 7, complete sequence DNA segment encodes these proteins:
- a CDS encoding uncharacterized protein (EggNog:ENOG41), whose product MAFAGKVYAVTGGASGIGLATVKLLAEQGATVCFSDVNTTALAAAETYLKEKGAKFSATKVDVSKRAEVDAWIEGIVKEFGQLDGAANIAGIIGKHHSIHSIEELEDDEWDKIIAVNLTGCMYCMRAELKNIKDGGSIVNMASIQGITGLGFHGGYGASKHGVVGLTRIAAKEYGKREIRVNAVAPGSIYTPMMQDFWDNSGRPADAPFDDPTAFQRQGKPEEVAKVVLFLLGSDSTFVSGSVYSVDGAWL is encoded by the exons ATGGCTTTCGCAGGCAAGGTTTACGCCGTCACCGGGGGCGCAAGTGGAATTGGACTAGCTACGGTTAAGCTATTGGCTGAGCAAGGAGCTACTGTGTGCTTTTCGGACGTCAACACAActgctctggctgcagcCGAGACCTACttgaaggagaagggggcCAAGTTCTCAGCCACCAAGGTAGATGTATCAAAAAGAGCCGAAGTAGATGCGTGGATTGAAGGCATTGTCAAGGAATTTGGACAGCTGGATGGTGCGGCCAACATCGCTGGCATTATTGGCAAGCACCACTCTATTCACTCtattgaagagctggaggaCGACGAATGGGACAAGATCATTGCAGTAAACCTTACGGGCTGTATGTATTGCAtgagagctgagctgaagaatATCAAAGACGGCGGCTCCATTGTCAATATGGCTTCGATCCAAGGAATCACGG GCCTGGGATTTCACGGAGGATATGGTGCGAGTAAGCATGGAGTCGTTGGCTTGACTCGGATAGCGGCAAAAGAGTACGGCAAGAGGGAAATCAGGGTCAATGCTGTGGCGCCCGGATCAATCTACACCCCAATGATGCAGGATTTTTGGGATAATAGCGGACGTCCAGCGGATGCCCCTTTTGATGACCCCACTGCATTCCAGAGGCAAGGAAAGCCAGAAGAGGTCGCAAAGGTTGTTCTATTCCTGCTGGGCTCAGACAGCACCTTTGTTAGCGGCAGTGTTTATTCTGTCGATGGTGCTTGGCTCTGA
- a CDS encoding uncharacterized protein (TransMembrane:1 (o215-234i)): protein MASQTAPPPGVFVPVPTFFKPAADSNELAEPKVDIETQVAHSVYLAKAGITGLTILGSTGEAIHLSRKERSDLVAGVRAGLTKAGFENYPIMAGVLTNGISETLDWLEDYAAAGAQWGLVLAPGYFGKAVNQSNLIEWFTTIADRSPLPILIYNYPGVTNGLIAEPDTYRALAKHPKIVGCKMSHGDVSYHVQVSLDPQIDHTKFRVFSGFGQQLGPIVLFGAAGVIDGLAAFYPKTVVRLMKLANQASYQEDVLQEIRKLQFAVSRAEEFIVRSGIIGIREGIIRNTGLGAFEGGRLPLKGRLPEANWTSLHQLYLSDIEQIEATL from the exons ATGGCCTCGCAGacggcaccaccaccaggGGTCTTTGTCCCCGTCCCTACTTTCTTCAAGCCTGCCGCGGATTCGAATGAGCTCGCCGAGCCCAAAGTCGACATCGAAACCCAGGTGGCTCACAGCGTCTACCTCGCCAAAGCCGGCATCACTGGACTGACCATCCTCGGATCAACAGGCGAGgccatccatctctcccGGAAAGAGAGATCCGACCTTGTTGCCGGTGTGCGGGCCGGGCTCACAAAAGCTGGCTTTGAGAATTACCCGATAATGGCTGGGGTACTAACAAACGGCATTTCTGAAACCCTCGACTGGCTGGAAGACTACGCGGCAGCCGGAGCTCAGTGGGGTTTAGTCCTGGCGCCTGGCTATTTCGGAAAGGCTGTGAACCAAAGCAACCTTATCGAGTGGTTTACAACAATCGCCGATCGAAGTCCATTGCCAATTTTGAT ATACAACTATCCGGGAGTTACCAATGGGCTTATCGCGGAACCGGATACATACAGAGCCCTAGCCAAGCATCCCAAAATCGTCGGATGCAAAAT GTCGCATGGAGACGTGTCTTACCATGTCCAAGTATCCCTTGACCCTCAAATTGATCACACAAAATTCCGTGTCTTTAGCGGCTTTGGGCAACAGCTTGGGCCAATTGTTTTGTTTGGTGCCGCCGGAGTGATTGACGGGTTGGCAGCCTTCTATCCCAAGACCGTGGTCAGACTCATGAAGCTTGCGAACCAAGCATCATACCAAGAAGATGTTTTACAAGAGATCAGAAAACTGCAATTCGCTGTTAGCCGCGCCGAAGAGTTTATTGTCAGGTCTGGAATCATTGGCATTCGCGAAGGCATCATCCGTAACACTGGTTTGGGAGCATTTGAGGGAGGCAGACTACCGTTGAAAGGCAGACTGCCTGAGGCAAATTGGACCTCACTGCATCAATTGTATTTATCCGATATTGAGCAGATAGAGGCTACGTTGTAA
- a CDS encoding uncharacterized protein (SECRETED:SignalP(1-19)), with product MKVTSIVGVIAALAGPAAAFYGQMAASAMTVSGEGPAYQLITLSDYNTGSIYSGDLNFSFSGTQKFV from the coding sequence ATGAAGGTCACTTCCATTGTCGGTGTTATCGCCGCCCTCGCTGGGCCTGCCGCCGCCTTCTATGGCCAGATGGCTGCCAGCGCGATGACAGTTAGCGGAGAGGGTCCCGCCTATCAACTCATCACTTTGTCCGACTACAACACTGGATCCATTTACTCTGGCGATCTAAACTTCAGCTTTTCAGGCACGCAGAAGTTTGTTTAG